A window from Corynebacterium urealyticum DSM 7109 encodes these proteins:
- a CDS encoding FtsB family cell division protein, with translation MTHPSRDNSPRPAGSDQRGGANADSTGQRLPQARSMERNQARRRRMRQAPQRVARRFVALPSRMSPGAAIVVILVVGLMALSLATPLRNYYEQRTELAQLQSTIQEQERHKAELQAELNRFENEDYLKEQARIRLGVIEPGESAYRIISPKITGAAGEDAPGAGKSPSEQEYENSPWFKKLWDSVAVEPGEAAPGDAGSAPAGQSEEQDSGGSPEGGVQPSGDMKLPILPDNQP, from the coding sequence ATGACCCACCCCTCCCGCGATAATTCGCCCCGCCCCGCTGGCAGTGACCAGCGTGGTGGGGCGAACGCGGATTCTACGGGCCAGCGCCTGCCACAGGCCCGCTCTATGGAGCGCAATCAGGCCCGGCGTCGTCGGATGCGGCAAGCGCCTCAACGCGTGGCTCGCCGATTCGTCGCCCTGCCGTCCCGAATGAGCCCCGGTGCCGCGATCGTCGTGATCCTGGTGGTCGGTCTCATGGCCCTGTCCCTGGCCACCCCGCTGCGTAACTACTACGAGCAGCGCACGGAGCTTGCCCAGCTGCAGAGCACCATCCAGGAGCAGGAACGCCACAAGGCAGAGCTCCAGGCGGAACTCAACCGTTTCGAGAACGAGGACTACCTCAAGGAACAGGCGCGCATCCGACTCGGCGTCATCGAGCCCGGCGAGTCCGCCTACCGCATCATCTCGCCGAAAATCACCGGCGCTGCAGGGGAGGACGCCCCCGGGGCAGGAAAGAGCCCGTCGGAGCAGGAATACGAGAACAGCCCGTGGTTTAAGAAGCTGTGGGATTCCGTGGCGGTCGAACCTGGCGAGGCAGCGCCGGGCGATGCTGGCAGCGCTCCTGCCGGGCAGAGCGAGGAGCAGGACTCCGGCGGCAGCCCCGAGGGTGGCGTGCAGCCAAGCGGCGATATGAAACTTCCGATTCTGCCCGACAACCAGCCATAA
- a CDS encoding DUF501 domain-containing protein — MTVSREDLDIMAAQLGREPRGAVEVSYRTPDGQPAVVKTHPRLPDGTPFPTLYYLTDPRLTAEASRLEVAGVMKTMQERLSTDEGLQRDYQAAHEHYLATRNAMEDLGTEFSGGGMPDRVKCLHVLMAYALAEGPERLRLGTETVALAVEHDPSLSGTAIPADWPTSEELGISLVQATTVEGAENTGMFLPERERDQRS, encoded by the coding sequence ATGACGGTCAGTCGTGAAGACCTGGATATCATGGCCGCCCAGCTCGGCCGAGAGCCGCGCGGCGCGGTGGAGGTCAGCTACCGAACCCCGGACGGCCAGCCCGCCGTCGTGAAGACCCACCCCAGGCTGCCGGACGGCACCCCGTTCCCGACGCTGTACTACCTCACCGACCCCCGCCTGACCGCAGAGGCCAGCCGCTTGGAGGTCGCCGGCGTCATGAAGACAATGCAGGAACGTCTCAGCACTGATGAGGGCCTGCAGCGGGACTATCAGGCTGCCCACGAACACTACCTGGCCACTCGCAACGCAATGGAGGACCTCGGCACCGAGTTCTCGGGCGGCGGCATGCCCGATCGGGTGAAGTGCCTGCACGTTCTCATGGCCTATGCGCTGGCCGAGGGGCCGGAACGCCTCCGGCTCGGGACCGAGACCGTGGCTCTGGCCGTGGAACACGACCCGAGCTTGTCCGGCACCGCGATCCCGGCCGATTGGCCGACCTCCGAGGAACTGGGCATCTCCCTCGTCCAGGCCACGACCGTGGAGGGTGCGGAGAACACCGGTATGTTCCTGCCCGAGCGCGAACGAGACCAGAGGAGCTAG
- a CDS encoding Ppx/GppA phosphatase family protein, whose product MAQPDAPRRFAAIDCGTNSIRLLISERAADGTLTELNRDNIIVRLGQGVDATGGFAPEALQRVDDALATYAQRMVEHHVEDVMMGATSATRDAKNRDEFFAITARHLGRIVDGRQAEVISGEQEAELSFAGAVADLPSGTSERICVIDLGGGSTEFVVHDVDADGAVADTGTVEAYSANMGCVRLTERYLHSNPPTAEEIAAAEDFVAEQLREVEEHVDLTGVTRLVGVAGTMTTLSAITQGVDSYQPEKIHLSRLPLRTFRNTAIDLRDKTVDQRLECGPMHPGRADVVGGGAVVIDAVASRFMALGVEEITISEKDILDGMLAKVMRRNGA is encoded by the coding sequence ATGGCTCAGCCCGACGCCCCACGCCGCTTCGCCGCGATCGACTGCGGAACGAATTCCATCCGCCTGCTCATCTCCGAGCGGGCGGCGGACGGCACCCTGACAGAGCTTAACCGGGATAACATCATCGTCCGGCTCGGCCAGGGGGTGGACGCTACCGGGGGCTTCGCGCCAGAGGCCCTCCAACGCGTCGACGACGCCCTGGCCACCTACGCCCAGCGCATGGTGGAGCACCACGTCGAGGACGTAATGATGGGGGCGACGAGCGCTACCCGTGATGCGAAGAACCGCGATGAGTTCTTCGCCATCACCGCCCGCCACCTGGGCCGCATCGTCGATGGCCGGCAGGCTGAGGTCATCAGCGGCGAACAGGAGGCCGAGCTGAGCTTCGCCGGGGCAGTGGCCGACCTGCCGTCCGGAACCTCGGAGCGCATCTGCGTCATCGACTTGGGCGGCGGCTCCACCGAGTTCGTCGTCCACGACGTCGACGCCGACGGCGCCGTCGCGGACACCGGGACCGTCGAGGCCTACTCCGCGAACATGGGCTGCGTGCGGCTCACTGAGCGCTACCTGCACAGCAATCCGCCGACCGCGGAGGAAATCGCCGCGGCGGAGGACTTCGTCGCCGAGCAGCTCCGAGAGGTGGAGGAGCACGTTGACCTCACTGGCGTGACTCGCCTGGTGGGCGTGGCCGGGACCATGACCACCCTCAGCGCGATCACCCAGGGGGTGGATAGCTACCAGCCGGAGAAGATCCACTTGAGCCGACTGCCGCTGCGCACGTTCCGGAATACTGCCATCGACCTGCGGGATAAGACCGTCGACCAGCGACTCGAGTGCGGTCCCATGCACCCCGGCCGCGCGGACGTCGTTGGCGGTGGCGCGGTGGTCATCGACGCGGTAGCCAGCCGCTTCATGGCCCTCGGCGTCGAGGAGATCACGATCAGTGAGAAAGACATCCTCGATGGTATGTTGGCAAAAGTTATGCGCCGCAACGGTGCCTAA
- a CDS encoding PPK2 family polyphosphate kinase — translation MSFGMNNALGLRAPKGNIDLKSFNPRETPGVRGKGEKFEKRVNKAYKKIAEELRAEQAKLYANGASDEQVGSILIILQGVDASGKSGATNAILQAVSPQGVNVATFAEPVESIDDTDNRDFLARIRRELPGNGEIAIFDRSYYEDVLVSRVEGLSDVEEIDRRYDAIRRFEKQLEADGTRVIKILLHISPQFQTKNFLSRLRNPAQRWRYSPSDLSVQKKWDEYHEAYARAIEKTNDVAPWYIIPSDTQDYARLVVRYLLLNELRNMKLEWPEVDFNLEKQLKKVEKAAVKAEEKAAKEDEKAAKND, via the coding sequence ATGAGCTTTGGAATGAACAACGCTCTCGGGCTGCGCGCGCCCAAGGGCAACATCGACCTCAAGTCATTCAACCCTCGCGAAACCCCGGGGGTGAGGGGCAAAGGCGAGAAGTTCGAGAAGCGGGTCAACAAGGCCTATAAGAAGATCGCCGAAGAGCTGCGCGCCGAGCAGGCCAAGCTCTACGCGAACGGTGCCAGCGACGAGCAGGTCGGCAGCATCCTCATCATCCTGCAGGGCGTGGACGCCTCCGGTAAGAGCGGTGCCACCAACGCCATCTTGCAGGCCGTGTCCCCGCAGGGCGTGAACGTCGCCACCTTCGCCGAACCAGTCGAGTCGATCGACGACACCGACAACCGCGACTTCCTTGCCCGCATCCGCCGCGAGTTGCCAGGTAACGGCGAGATCGCGATCTTCGACCGCTCCTACTACGAGGATGTTCTGGTCTCCCGCGTGGAGGGGCTCAGCGACGTCGAGGAAATCGACCGCCGCTACGACGCCATCCGTCGCTTCGAGAAGCAGCTCGAGGCCGACGGCACCCGCGTCATCAAAATCTTGCTGCACATCTCCCCGCAGTTCCAGACCAAAAACTTCCTCTCCCGCCTGCGCAACCCGGCGCAGCGCTGGCGCTACTCCCCCAGCGATCTCAGCGTGCAGAAGAAGTGGGATGAATACCACGAGGCCTACGCCCGGGCCATCGAGAAGACCAACGACGTCGCCCCGTGGTACATCATTCCTAGTGATACGCAGGACTACGCCCGCCTGGTCGTGCGCTACCTGCTGCTCAACGAGCTGCGGAACATGAAGCTGGAGTGGCCAGAGGTGGACTTCAACCTCGAGAAGCAGCTGAAGAAGGTCGAGAAGGCCGCCGTCAAGGCCGAAGAAAAGGCTGCCAAGGAAGACGAGAAGGCAGCAAAGAACGACTAG
- a CDS encoding SDR family oxidoreductase codes for MVSMDNAALDQDHSTTGRSNWPLALITGASRGIGRAIADDLSRDHRLILCCSSETSARNLREAFPDAQVIAADLSDPAALGEVFSSDVAPQRLDLLVHSAGVTGHAPIAEAPFQMWREVLDVNVIAVAELTRLLLPALREAQGMVIAINSGAGHNSGPGYGPYAASKFALKAITDALREEERGKVRVSSVHPGKVDSDMQRELQAQAGNANYDPGVYVRAEDIAAAVRLAAEMGPEACLETVSVRPVVK; via the coding sequence ATGGTGAGCATGGATAACGCAGCTTTGGACCAGGACCATTCCACCACCGGCAGGAGCAACTGGCCGCTGGCGCTGATTACCGGAGCGTCCCGCGGCATTGGCCGGGCGATCGCCGATGACCTTTCCCGCGATCACCGGCTCATTCTGTGCTGCTCGTCGGAGACTTCCGCGCGAAACCTGCGGGAGGCTTTCCCGGACGCCCAGGTGATCGCCGCGGACCTGTCCGATCCGGCGGCGTTGGGGGAGGTCTTTTCTTCCGACGTCGCCCCGCAGCGTCTCGACCTGCTGGTGCACTCCGCGGGCGTGACGGGGCATGCACCCATCGCCGAGGCACCGTTTCAGATGTGGCGGGAGGTGCTCGACGTCAACGTCATCGCCGTCGCCGAGCTCACGCGGTTGCTACTGCCGGCGCTGCGTGAGGCACAAGGCATGGTGATCGCCATCAACTCCGGGGCGGGGCACAATTCCGGCCCTGGCTACGGGCCCTATGCGGCCTCGAAGTTCGCGCTCAAGGCGATCACGGACGCCCTGCGTGAGGAGGAGCGGGGGAAGGTGCGGGTGAGCTCCGTCCACCCCGGGAAGGTGGACTCGGATATGCAGCGCGAGCTGCAGGCCCAAGCGGGGAACGCCAACTATGACCCGGGTGTCTATGTCCGCGCGGAGGACATCGCCGCCGCGGTGCGGCTGGCCGCGGAGATGGGACCTGAGGCCTGCCTGGAGACCGTGAGCGTGCGCCCGGTCGTCAAGTAA
- a CDS encoding succinic semialdehyde dehydrogenase, with protein MTALRFPKRLSLGALPTDFQEALRGLSANKLPADGSKPEKTIDVEVSFTAEHLGWVGSGDEEDVHRAVGAARQAQRSWAHVPFSERKAILLRFHDAVLKNRELLMDMVQLETGKNRASAFDEVMDVANNSRYYANNAEKILSPKRRRSAVPVLAKSRQHFQAVGVVGQISPWNYPLTLGISDALPALIAGNAVVAKPDSATPFTSLLVFGLLFEAGLPRDLVQLVTGSGRVVGSEIANTCDFLMFTGSTATGKILGATAGSRLIGFSAELGGKNPLIVAADAKMDYTVRGVVDACYSNSGQLCVSIERVYVERPVYEEFSTKFADAVRAMTLGPGFDWEVAMGSLASQQQLDTVASYVDDAVAKGARVLAGGKARPDLGPYFYEPTVLADVPADAKLRTEEVFGPVVFVEVVDDLVAAVNAANDTVYGLNASVFASPETGHRIAPQIRAGSVSINDGYTAAWSAIDNTSGGMKDSGMGGRHGAAGLLKYTDSQNITEQRWMSMRGPESLGAKAYARIMSSALLAGKKLRMLP; from the coding sequence ATGACTGCTTTGCGATTCCCCAAGCGACTGTCCCTCGGCGCACTCCCGACAGACTTTCAGGAGGCGCTGCGCGGGCTGTCCGCCAATAAGCTGCCCGCCGATGGCTCCAAGCCCGAGAAGACGATCGACGTCGAGGTTTCCTTTACCGCGGAGCACCTCGGCTGGGTCGGTTCCGGCGATGAGGAGGACGTCCACCGTGCCGTGGGCGCCGCCCGTCAGGCACAGCGTTCCTGGGCTCACGTCCCCTTCTCCGAGCGCAAGGCCATCCTCCTGCGTTTCCACGACGCCGTCCTGAAGAACCGCGAGCTGCTGATGGACATGGTGCAGCTGGAGACCGGCAAGAACCGCGCCTCCGCCTTCGACGAGGTCATGGACGTCGCGAATAATTCCCGTTACTACGCCAATAACGCGGAGAAGATCCTGAGCCCGAAGCGCCGCCGCTCCGCGGTTCCGGTGCTCGCCAAGTCCCGCCAGCACTTCCAGGCGGTGGGCGTGGTCGGCCAGATTTCGCCATGGAACTACCCACTGACCCTGGGCATCTCCGACGCCCTTCCTGCGCTCATCGCAGGCAATGCGGTGGTCGCGAAACCGGACTCCGCGACCCCGTTTACCTCCCTGCTGGTGTTCGGCCTGCTCTTCGAGGCCGGCCTGCCACGCGATCTCGTCCAGTTGGTCACCGGCTCCGGCCGGGTCGTAGGCAGCGAGATCGCCAATACCTGCGACTTCCTGATGTTCACCGGGTCTACCGCCACCGGCAAGATTCTTGGGGCTACCGCGGGCTCCCGCCTGATCGGTTTCTCCGCGGAGCTGGGTGGCAAGAACCCTCTGATCGTCGCGGCGGATGCGAAAATGGATTACACGGTCCGAGGCGTCGTCGATGCCTGCTACTCCAACTCGGGCCAGCTGTGCGTGTCCATTGAGCGGGTGTACGTTGAGCGACCTGTCTACGAGGAGTTCAGCACCAAGTTCGCCGACGCCGTGCGCGCCATGACGCTCGGCCCCGGCTTCGACTGGGAGGTGGCGATGGGTTCGCTGGCCTCCCAACAGCAGCTGGATACGGTCGCCAGCTACGTGGATGACGCTGTCGCCAAGGGCGCGCGAGTTCTCGCGGGCGGCAAGGCTCGCCCGGACCTGGGCCCCTACTTCTACGAGCCCACCGTTCTCGCGGATGTCCCTGCCGACGCGAAGCTGCGCACCGAGGAGGTCTTCGGTCCAGTCGTCTTCGTCGAAGTCGTCGACGACCTGGTGGCTGCGGTCAATGCCGCCAACGACACCGTCTATGGTCTCAACGCCTCCGTCTTCGCCAGCCCCGAAACCGGGCACCGCATCGCCCCGCAGATCCGAGCAGGTTCCGTCTCCATCAACGACGGCTACACGGCCGCATGGTCGGCCATCGACAACACCAGTGGCGGCATGAAGGACTCCGGCATGGGCGGCCGCCACGGCGCGGCCGGGCTGCTGAAGTACACCGATAGCCAGAACATCACCGAACAGCGGTGGATGTCGATGCGTGGCCCGGAGAGCCTGGGCGCGAAGGCCTACGCGCGCATCATGAGCAGCGCACTGCTGGCCGGCAAGAAGCTGCGCATGCTGCCCTAA